In one Carassius carassius chromosome 14, fCarCar2.1, whole genome shotgun sequence genomic region, the following are encoded:
- the LOC132156924 gene encoding retinol dehydrogenase 11-like encodes MMLVLVVIVAGLGLVALILRLFSPQIRKYAAGGVCPSTARLDGKVALITGANSGIGKETALDLASRGARVILACRDVEKGEEAATEIRTRVGGGKVEVRELDLADTCSIRAFAQRFLQEVDHLHILVNNAGIMMCPYMKTVDGFEMHIGVNHLGHFLLTHLLVGLLKHSAPSRIVVVSSLAHNFGWIRFHDLHSQGSYNSGLAYCQSKLANMLFTRELARRFHGSNVTVNSVHPGTVRSELMRHSTAMSLLFAVFSMFLKTPKEGAQTSVYCAVAEELQSISGKHFSDCAPAFVAPQGRNEETARKLWDVSCELLGIEWD; translated from the exons AAAATATGCAGCAGGAGGAGTGTGCCCATCTACAGCCCGGTTAGATGGAAAAGTTGCCTTGATCACAGGCGCAAACTCAGGAATCGGGAAGGAAACGGCTTTGGATTTGGCCTCTCGAG GCGCGCGTGTGATTCTGGCATGTCGTGATGTGGAGAAGGGCGAAGAGGCGGCGACAGAGATCCGTACACGAGTGGGTGGAGGTAAAGTGGAGGTGAGGGAGCTGGACCTGGCTGACACCTGCTCCATACGAGCCTTCGCTCAGAGATTCCTGCAAG AGGTTGATCACCTGCACATACTGGTCAATAATGCCGGAATCATGATGTGTCCTTATATGAAGACAGTCGATGGCTTTGAGATGCATATTGGGGTCAATCATCTGG GCCACTTCCTGCTCACACACCTCCTCGTTGGTCTGCTAAAGCATAGTGCTCCATCACGAATCGTGGTTGTTTCTTCACTGGCACATAATTTTGGCTGGATTCGATTCCATGACCTGCACAGTCAGGGCAGCTACAACAGCGGCCTTGCCTACTGCCAGAGCAAGCTGGCTAATATGCTTTTCACCCGTGAGCTAGCCCGCAGGTTCCACG GGTCAAACGTGACCGTGAACTCTGTGCACCCAGGAACGGTGAGGTCAGAGCTCATGCGTCATTCTACTGCGATGTCGCTGCTGTTTGCGGTCTTCTCCATGTTCCTGAAGACCCCAAAGGAAGGAGCTCAGACGTCTGTCTACTGTGCCGTCGCCGAGGAGCTCCAGTCAATCTCAGGCAAACATTTTAG CGATTGTGCCCCTGCTTTTGTGGCCCCTCAAGGACGTAATGAGGAGACGGCACGGAAACTCTGGGATGTAAGCTGTGAATTACTAGGGATCGAGTGGGACTGA